A single region of the Lotus japonicus ecotype B-129 chromosome 4, LjGifu_v1.2 genome encodes:
- the LOC130714512 gene encoding glutamyl-tRNA(Gln) amidotransferase subunit B, chloroplastic/mitochondrial-like, with protein sequence MASTIFRTFQLHPFLLCPASFLRTTNGVVLRCASSDTQQRQPQTKVSTQYKKLDKIPKDYEAVIGIETHVQLSTLTKAFCGCPYSYGSPPNTTVCPVCMGLPGALPVLNSKVIDFAVKLGLALNCNLSFNSKFDRKQYFYPDLPKGYQISQFDVPIAAGGYLHVDIPLEFGGGHRKFGITRVHMEEDAGKLLHTENENYSQVDLNRAGVPLLEIVSEPDMRNGIEAAEYAAEIQRLVRYLGVSNGNMQEGSLRCDVNVSIRPIGQSKFGTKVEIKNLNSFSAVSRAIDFEIARQVQLHSNGQEDQIVQETRLWEEGSQRTITMRIKEGLADYRYFPEPDLPAVIVSQEYVDGIRNSLPELPEEKRRRYEKMGLSMQDVLFLANDQNIAEFFDATLAKGADAKLVANWIMSDIAAFMKNEKLSINEIKLTPEELSELIASIKGGIITGKIGKEILFELLAKGGSVKELIEKKDLVQIADPAEIEKMVDKVIAENPKQVEQYRGGKTKLQGFFAGQVMKLSKGKANPGLLNKILLEKLNSKS encoded by the exons ATGGCTTCCACAATCTTCAGAACCTTCCAACTTCACCCCTTTCTGCTTTGTCCAGCATCATTTCTCAGAACAACAAATGGGGTGGTTTTGCGCTGCGCATCATCAGACACCCAACAGCGGCAACCACAAACCAAGGTTTCAACCCAGTACAAGAAACTTGACAAAATCCCAAAAGACTATGAAGCTGTCATTGGCATTGAAACCCATGTTCAGCTCTCTACTCTCACCAAAGCATTCTGTGGTTGCCCTTATAGTTATGGGTCACCTCCCAATACCACTGTCTGTCCTGTTTGTATGGGCTTGCCTGGTGCTTTGCCTGTTTTGAACTCCAAGGTTATTGACTTTGCTGTCAAGCTGGGCCTTGCTCTTAACTGTAACTTGTCTTTCAACTCCAAGTTTGATAGGAAGCAGTATTTCTACCCTGACCTTCCTAAAGGGTATCAGATTTCTCAATTTGATGTGCCTATTGCTGCTGGTGGCTACCTTCATGTGGATATTCCACTGGAGTTTGGTGGAGGCCACAGGAAGTTTGGCATTACAAGGGTTCACATGGAAGAGGATGCTGGGAAGCTCCTACATACAGAGAATGAGAATTACTCTCAG GTTGATCTAAATAGGGCAGGGGTGCCTTTGCTTGAGATAGTTTCTGAGCCTGACATGAGAAACGGTATTGAAGCGGCAGAATACGCAGCAGAAATACAGAGATTGGTACGATATTTAGGAGTGAGCAATGGCAATATGCAAGAAGGTTCTCTTCGTTGTGATGTAAATGTATCAATACGGCCCATTGGGCAATCAAAGTTCGGGACAAAG gttgaaataaaaaatttgaactcATTTTCAGCAGTAAGCAGAGCTATTGATTTTGAAATTGCAAGGCAGGTGCAACTCCATAGTAATGGCCAGGAAGATCAGATAGTACAGGAAACTCGTCTATGGGAAGAAGGCTCTCAG AGAACAATTACAATGAGGATAAAGGAAGGGCTCGCTGATTATCGGTATTTTCCCGAACCAGACCTTCCAGCTGTAATCGTTTCCCAGGAATATGTTGATGGTATTCGAAATTCTTTACCAGAGCTTCCAGAAGAAAAGCGTAGAAGATATGAAAAGATGGGCTTAAGCATGCAAGATGTTCTCTTCTTGGCTAATGATCAAAAT ATTGCAGAATTTTTTGATGCTACTCTTGCAAAGGGTGCTGATGCAAAGCTAGTTGCCAACTGGATAATGAGTGATATTGCTGCCTTCATGAAAAATGAGAAGTTGAGcataaatgaaataaaacttACGCCTGAAGAGTTGTCTGAGTTGATAGCTTCCATTAAAGGTGGAATCATCACTGGCAAGATCGGGAAGGAG ATACTATTTGAGCTATTAGCCAAGGGTGGCAGTGTCAAGGAACTCATAGAGAAAAAGGACTTGGTTCAG ATAGCAGATCCTGCtgagattgaaaaaatggtgGACAAAGTGATTGCTGAGAATCCAAAACAAGTAGAGCAATATCGAGGAGGGAAAACTAAACTGCAAGGCTTTTTTGCTGGCCAG GTAATGAAGTTATCTAAAGGCAAGGCAAATCCTGGTCTCCTTAACAAGATCCTCTTGGAGAAATTGAATTCAAAGAGCTGA
- the LOC130715840 gene encoding H/ACA ribonucleoprotein complex subunit 3-like protein: MYLQFYINDNGDKVYTTKKESPLGNATQSAHPARFSPDDKYSRQRVLLKKRFGLLPTQQPPPKY; this comes from the exons ATGTATCTTCAGTTTTACATCAATGACAATGGTGACAAAGTTTACACCACTAAG AAAGAGTCGCCGCTCGGAAATGCTACGCAATCTGCTCATCCTG CCCGGTTTTCACCTGATGACAAATACTCAAGGCAGAGAGTTCTTCTGAAGAAGCGATTTGGATTGCTACCAACCCAGCAGCCACCTCCTAAGTATTAA
- the LOC130713562 gene encoding adagio protein 3, with amino-acid sequence MAMAKENKNKNKEDEDELHNHNSSGKRLKCMRKMKKNEEQDQVVDDDDGVVVVAGEAEESELPLQPGLFFYPTTPTSFVVADALEPDFPIIYVNKVFETSTGYRADEALGRNCRFLQYRDPRAQRRHPLVDPVVVAEIRRCLEEGIEFQGELLNFRKDGTPLVNRLRLAPIHDDDGTVTHVIGIQIFSEANIDLNCVSYPVFRETCNQDLDMAGKYCSQSGQSVYSQHQDMCGILQLSDEVLAHNILSRLTPRDVASIGSVCRRIRQLTKNEHVRKMVCQNAWGKEVTGTLELMTKKLGWGRLTRELTTLEAVSWRKFTVGGAVEPSRCNFSACAAGNRLVLFGGEGVDMQPMADTFVLNLDSKNPEWRRVSVKSSPPGRWGHTLSCLNGSWLVVFGGCGRKGLLNDVFVLDLDAQQPTWTEVCGGAPPLPRSWHSSCTIEGSKLVVSGGCTDSGVLLSDTYLLDLAKDNPIWREIPTSWSPPSRLGHSLSVYGRTKILMFGGLAKSGHLRLRSGEAYTIDLEDEKPQWRQLDCNEFSGLASQNPDVPPPRLDHVAVSMPCGRIIIFGGSIAGLHSPSQLFLLDPSEEKPSWRILNVPGQPPKFAWGHSTCVVGGTRVLVLGGHTGEEWVLNELHELCLASDL; translated from the exons ATGGCGATGGCAAAGGAGAATAAGAACAAAAacaaggaagatgaagatgagcttCACAATCACAACAGCTCAGGGAAGAGGCTCAAATgcatgaggaagatgaagaagaatgaagaacaagaccaagttgttgatgatgatgatggtgttgttgttgttgcaggGGAAGCTGAGGAAAGTGAGCTTCCACTTCAACCAGGACTCTTCTTCTACCCAACAACACCAACCTCTTTTGTTGTGGCTGATGCTCTTGAACCTGATTTTCCCATCATCTATGTCAACAAGGTCTTTGAAACCTCCACTGGGTATCGTGCTGATGAAGCTCTTGGTCGGAACTG TCGGTTCTTACAGTACCGGGATCCTCGAGCTCAGAGGCGGCACCCTTTGGTGGATCCTGTTGTTGTGGCTGAGATTAGAAGATGTCTTGAGGAAGGTATTGAGTTCCAAGGTGAACTTCTGAATTTCAGGAAGGATGGTACTCCTTTAGTGAACAGGCTGAGACTTGCACCAAttcatgatgatgatggaaCTGTGACACATGTAATAGGCATCCAAATATTTTCCGAGGCGAATATAGATCTGAACTGCGTCTCATATCCGGTTTTCAGAGAGACTTGCAATCAAGATTTGGACATGGCTGGTAAATATTGTTCTCAGAGTGGACAATCAGTGTACAGCCAACACCAAGATATGTGTGGCATTCTTCAGCTTTCTGATGAAGTCCTGGCTCACAATATTTTGTCGCGCTTGACACCGAGGGACGTTGCATCAATTGGTTCTGTTTGCAGGCGGATCCGGCAGCTAACAAAGAATGAGCATGTTAGGAAGATGGTATGTCAAAATGCTTGGGGCAAAGAAGTTACAGGTACATTGGAGCTGATGACCAAGAAGCTAGGATGGGGTCGTCTGACTCGAGAACTCACTACCCTTGAGGCTGTTTCTTGGAGAAAATTCACAGTTGGAGGCGCGGTGGAGCCTTCCCGCTGCAATTTCAGTGCTTGCGCAGCGGGAAACCGACTTGTTTTGTTTGGCGGTGAAGGAGTGGATATGCAGCCAATGGCCGACACTTTTGTTCTTAATCTTGATTCTAAAAATCCAGAATGGCGGAGGGTCAGCGTTAAATCATCCCCGCCGGGGAGATGGGGCCACACACTCTCGTGCTTGAACGGTTCTTGGTTGGTGGTTTTCGGTGGATGTGGTAGGAAAGGATTGCTGAATGATGTGTTTGTGCTTGATTTGGATGCTCAGCAGCCGACATGGACGGAAGTCTGCGGCGGAGCACCCCCGCTCCCAAGATCCTGGCACAGCTCTTGCACAATTGAAGGCTCCAAATTGGTCGTCTCTGGCGGCTGCACCGATTCCGGGGTGCTTCTCAGCGACACATATTTACTCGACCTCGCAAAAGATAATCCAATATGGAGAGAAATTCCGACCTCGTGGTCTCCTCCATCGCGGTTGGGGCACTCTCTCTCGGTCTACGGGAGGACCAAGATTCTCATGTTTGGTGGACTTGCAAAGAGTGGACACTTGAGATTGAGATCAGGTGAGGCTTACACAATTGATTTGGAAGATGAGAAACCGCAATGGAGGCAACTAGATTGCAATGAATTCAGCGGATTGGCGAGTCAAAATCCTGATGTTCCTCCTCCTAGATTGGATCATGTTGCTGTGAGCATGCCTTGTGGGAGGATCATCATATTTGGAGGGTCCATTGCTGGTCTTCACTCACCATCTCAGCTGTTTCTGTTGGACCCTTCTGAAGAGAAACCATCATGGAGGATCCTCAATGTTCCAGGGCAACCTCCTAAGTTTGCTTGGGGTCATAGCACTTGTGTGGTTGGAGGGACTAGGGTGTTGGTGTTGGGGGGACATACCGGAGAGGAATGGGTGCTCAATGAGTTGCATGAGTTGTGCTTAGCGAGCGACCTGTGA
- the LOC130714513 gene encoding probable phospholipid hydroperoxide glutathione peroxidase: MQLLTFWNWISLVILAFAFFFFFFFFYSQTHPASPPSPSTMAEQTSKSLYDFTVKDIRGNDVSLSQYSGKVLIIVNVASQCGLTQTNYKELNILYEKYKSKGLEILAFPCNQFAGQEPGTNDEIQDVVCTRFKSEFPVFDKVEVNGKNAEPLFKFLKDQKGGIFGDGIKWNFTKFLVNKEGKVVERYAPTTSPMKIEKDLEKLLQSS; the protein is encoded by the exons ATGCAGTTGTTGACTTTCTGGAATTGGATTTCTCTTGTCATTTTGGCTTtcgctttcttcttcttcttcttcttcttctactctCAAACGCACCCAgcttctcctccttctccttctacCATGGCTGAACAAACCTCCAAATCTCTTTACGATTTCACTGTCAAG GACATCCGTGGAAATGATGTGAGTTTGAGTCAATACAGTGGGAAGGTTCTTATAATTGTGAATGTTGCTTCACAATG TGGTTTGACGCAAACAAATTACAAAGAATTGAATATACTGTACGAGAAGTACAAGAGTAAAG GGCTTGAAATCTTGGCATTTCCATGCAACCAGTTTGCTGGACAGGAGCCAGGAACCAATGATGAAATTCAGGATGTTGTGTGCACAAGGTTCAAATCTGAATTTCCAGTCTTCGATAAG gTTGAAGTGAATGGGAAGAATGCAGAACCACTCTTCAAGTTTTTGAAGGATCAGAAAGGGGGAATATTTGGAGATGGTATCAAGTGGAACTTCACAAAGTTCTTAGTGAACAAAGAAGGGAAGGTTGTGGAGAGATATGCTCCTACCACCTCTCCTATGAAAATTGAG AAGGACCTCGAGAAGCTCTTACAATCTTCTTGA
- the LOC130712118 gene encoding general transcription and DNA repair factor IIH subunit TFB5, with translation MVNATKGVFISCDIPMAQYIINMNASMPASDKFIIHILDNTHMFVQPHVEQMIRSQMAKFREDNTYVKPN, from the exons ATGGTCAATGCCACTAAAGGAGTGTTTATTTCCTG TGACATACCTATGGCTCAGTATATCATCAACATGAATGCTTCAATGCCTGCATCTGACAAGTTCATTATACATATCTTGGATAATACCCACATGTTTGTTCAACCCCATGTCGAGCAAATGATACGAAGTCAAATGGCCAAGTTTAGAGAGGACAATACATATGTCAAGCCTAATTGA
- the LOC130713468 gene encoding two-component response regulator ARR14-like, with protein sequence MEMEAYANGNQFPAGLRILAVDEDINVLNLIEEMCTQCHYHVTPCSEARVALSLLRERNVPFDLILSGIRMPDMDGFEFLQQVTNEIDVPVIMMSMPEESTKSVVMRAITNGASDFFIKPLREEQFRTIWQHVMRKAFKEENITSLEEYDRKRRGSDSSVTDEGVDADTATKENASTKEAVVYESEINGYTPTQKKRRIVWTAELHENFMRAVTQLGLHKAVPKKILEEMNVPDLTRENVASHLQKFRNFLKRSNAEAHQQNGMSNKFKHGGYNGFEALVASGHISLEMLSNFQSEVMGFPNNDNVQMNNTLQHQQIQQQTLMQIHSINGFQSSHTQIIGYNNNVILPQSSNFSGIAQFPVDNNRGRNIYLPTQHLQNTSLKRSSSVPIITQGVPYGSSTSSHDSQVVSYVAPVENSCTDMNTLNQDPNYSMPLEDLPPSSGYP encoded by the exons ATGGAGATGGAAGCCTATGCCAATGGAAATCAATTCCCTGCTGGTCTCAGAATTCTTGCTGTTGATGAAGACATCAATGTTCTTAATCTTATTGAGGAGATGTGCACTCAATGCCATTATCATG TGACTCCATGCTCTGAAGCCAGAGTTGCATTGAGTCTCCTAAGGGAAAGAAATGTTCCTTTTGATTTGATACTAAGTGGTATTCGTATGCCGGACATGGATGGCTTTGAATTCCTTCAGCAAGTTACCAACGAGATTGATGTTCCTGTCATTA TGATGTCTATGCCTGAGGAATCTACAAAAAGTGTTGTCATGAGGGCTATTACAAATGGTGCTAGTGATTTTTTTATCAAGCCTTTGAGAGAGGAGCAATTCAGGACCATCTGGCAGCATGTTATGAGGAAAGCCTTTAAGGAAGAAAATATTACCAGCTTGGAAGAGTATGATAGGAAGAGAAGGGGTTCCGATTCTTCTGTTACTGATGAAGGTGTTGATGCTGATACTGCCACAAAAGAGAACGCTTCAACAAAAGAAGCTGTGGTTTATGAGTCAGAGATTAATGGCTACACACCCACACAGAAGAAGCGTCGTATAGTTTGGACTGCAGAACTGCATGAAAACTTCATGAGGGCTGTCACGCAACTCGGGCTTCATA aggCTGTGCCAAAGAAAATTCTTGAAGAGATGAATGTTCCTGATTTGACAAGAGAAAACGTTGCAAGCCATTTGCAG AAATTTAGAAACTTTTTGAAGAGATCCAATGCAGAGGCACATCAACAGAATGGAATGTCCAACAAATTCAAACATGGTGGATACAATGGATTTGAAGCTTTGGTTGCTTCTGGCCATATTTCACTTGAAATGCTCTCAAACTTTCAATCTGAGGTCATGGGTTTCCCAAACAATGATAATGTGCAGATGAATAACACATTGCAGCATCAGCAAATTCAGCAGCAGACACTCATGCAAATTCATTCAATCAATGGTTTTcaatcttctcatactcaaatCATTGGTTATAATAACAATGTGATTTTGCCTCAATCAAGTAACTTTTCTGGCATTGCTCAATTCCCCGTGGACAACAACAGAGGTAGAAACATTTACTTACCTACTCAACATCTTCAAAACACATCtttgaagagatcttcatcagtGCCTATTATTACACAAGGTGTTCCATATGGTTCTTCTACATCTAGTCATGATTCACAAGTTGTTTCTTATGTTGCACCTGTTGAGAATAGCTGCACAGATATGAATACACTGAACCAGGATCCAAATTATTCTATGCCACTAGAGGATCTCCCACCCTCATCAGGATATCCATAG
- the LOC130711646 gene encoding transcription termination factor MTERF4, chloroplastic has translation MLTRRKLLNLFTIPKLISHHLNAVPHPFSPTPRVLLFYRTQSSSSSSNFPEYEMPSVTWGVIQGRKEKLVSRVIIFDYLKGLGIIPDELHDLELPSTVDVMRERVEFLQKLGLTVDDINNYPLMLGCSVRKNMIPVLGYLEKIGISRSKLGEFVKSYPQVLHASVIVELAPVVKFLRGLDVERQDIGYVLLKYPELLGFKLEGTMSTSVAYLISIGVNPRDIGPMITQYPYMLGMRVGTMIKPLIDYLVSLGLPKKILARMLEKRAYILGYDLEETVKPNVDCLVSFGVRKECLPSIIAQYPQILGLPVKAKMSSQQYFFSLKLKIDPEGFARVVEKMPQVVSLHQNVIMKPVEFLLGRAILSQDVASMVVKCPQLVALRVELMKNSFYFFKTEMGRPVKELVEFPEYFTYSLESRIKPRYQRLKSKGIRCSLNWMLNCSDQRFEERLQGNYIESESVGPSFFMGGKLELPGNAILSDEEEESDDEMLYRRTVSL, from the coding sequence ATGCTCACAAGAAGAAAACTCCTGAACTTATTCACAATCCCCAAGCTAATTTCCCACCATCTCAATGCAGTTCCACACCCCTTTTCTCCAACCCCTAGGGTTTTACTCTTCTACAGAACgcaatcatcatcatcctcctccAATTTCCCTGAATACGAGATGCCCTCTGTAACCTGGGGCGTCATTCAAGGCCGCAAGGAGAAGCTCGTGTCGCGTGTCATCATCTTCGACTACCTCAAGGGTTTGGGAATCATCCCTGATGAATTGCACGACCTCGAGCTTCCTTCCACTGTTGATGTCATGAGGGAGCGCGTTGAGTTTCTTCAGAAGCTGGGTTTGACTGTGGATGATATCAACAATTACCCTTTGATGTTGGGTTGCAGTGTGAGGAAAAACATGATCCCTGTGTTGGGGTACTTGGAGAAAATTGGGATTTCTAGGTCTAAGCTTGGGGAGTTTGTTAAGAGTTACCCTCAGGTTTTGCATGCTAGTGTCATTGTTGAGCTTGCCCCTGTTGTTAAATTCCTCAGAGGGCTTGATGTGGAGAGGCAGGATATTGGGTATGTGCTGCTGAAGTACCCTGAGCTTTTAGGGTTCAAGCTTGAGGGTACCATGAGTACTTCAGTGGCTTATCTTATTAGTATTGGTGTGAATCCTAGAGATATTGGTCCAATGATTACTCAGTATCCTTATATGTTGGGGATGAGAGTTGGGACTATGATAAAGCCTCTCATTGACTACTTGGTTTCTTTGGGGTTGCCTAAGAAGATTTTGGCAAGGATGTTGGAGAAGAGAGCTTATATACTTGGGTATGATCTTGAAGAAACTGTGAAACCAAATGTGGATTGTTTGGTCAGTTTTGGGGTAAGGAAGGAATGTCTGCCTTCCATTATTGCTCAATACCCTCAGATTCTCGGGCTTCCTGTTAAGGCGAAAATGTCTTCGCAGCAGTACTTTTTCAGTTTGAAGCTGAAGATTGATCCTGAAGGGTTTGCGAGGGTGGTGGAGAAGATGCCACAGGTGGTTAGCCTTCACCAGAATGTGATCATGAAGCCTGTTGAGTTCCTCCTCGGTAGGGCGATTCTGTCGCAGGATGTGGCTAGCATGGTCGTCAAGTGTCCTCAGTTAGTTGCGCTGCGAGTTGAGCTCATGAAGAACAGTTTTTACTTCTTCAAGACTGAGATGGGGAGGCCCGTAAAAGAGCTTGTAGAGTTCCCTGAATACTTCACTTATAGTTTGGAATCCAGGATTAAACCCAGGTACCAGAGGTTAAAGAGCAAGGGGATAAGGTGTTCTTTGAATTGGATGCTGAATTGTAGTGACCAGAGATTTGAAGAGAGATTGCAGGGTAATTACATTGAATCTGAAAGTGTCGGTCCATCGTTCTTTATGGGGGGGAAATTAGAGCTACCTGGCAATGCGATATTGTCAGATGAAGAAGAGGAGAGTGATGATGAAATGCTATATAGACGAACTGTTTCTCTTTAG
- the LOC130711647 gene encoding phragmoplastin DRP1C produces the protein MATMTSLIGLINKIQRACTVLGDHGGEGLSLWEALPSVAVVGGQSSGKSSVLESVVGRDFLPRGSGIVTRRPLVLQLHKVEQGQQEYAEFLHMPRKKFTDFAAVRKEIADETDRITGKTKAISNIPIQLSIYSPNVVNLTLIDLPGLTKVAVEGQQDSIVQDIENMVRSYIEKPNCIILAISPANQDIATSDAIKIAREVDPSGERTFGVVTKLDLMDKGTNAVDVLEGRSYRLQHPWVGIVNRSQADINKNVDMIVARRKEREYFETSPEYGHLAHKMGSEYLAKLLSQHLEQVIRQKIPSIIALINKTIDELNAQLDLIGRPIAVDSGAQLYTILEMCRAFDKVFKEHLDGGRPGGDRIYGVFDHQLPAALKKLPFDRHLNLKNVQRVVTEADGYQPHLIAPEQGYRRLIEGSIGYFKGPAEASVDAVHFVLKELVRKSIAETEELKRFPTLSNDIATAANDALERFRDESRKTVTRLVDMESSYLTVEFFRKINLEPEKNPNGPPNANRNAPPPTMDNYTDTHLRKIGSNVNAYINMVCDTLKNTIPKAVVYCQVREAKRSLLNYFYVQVGKKEKEKLGAMLDEDPALMEKRTQIAKRLELYKQARDDIDSVAWK, from the exons ATGGCGACGATGACGAGCTTGATCGGTCTTATCAATAAGATCCAACGAGCCTGCACCGTCTTGGGCGATCACGGCGGTGAGGGCTTGTCCCTCTGGGAGGCTCTTCCCTCCGTCGCCGTCGTCGGTGGACAG AGTTCAGGGAAATCGTCAGTGCTGGAAAGTGTGGTCGGAAGGGATTTTCTGCCTCGTGGATCTG GTATTGTAACACGGAGGCCGCTAGTGCTGCAACTTCATAAGGTCGAACAAGGGCAGCAGGAGTATGCTGAGTTTCTTCACATGCCAAGAAAGAAATTCACAGACTTTG CTGCTGTGAGGAAGGAAATAGCAGATGAAACAGATCGTATAACTGGAAAGACAAAAGCAATTTCTAACATTCCAATTCAACTCAGCATTTATTCGCCAAATG TTGTGAACTTAACCCTCATAGATCTTCCTGGGTTGACGAAGGTTGCAGTAG AGGGACAACAGGACAGTATTGTTCAAGATATTGAAAACATGGTCCGTTCGTATATTGAGAAG CCAAATTGCATTATCTTAGCTATTTCTCCTGCCAATCAAGATATTGCCACTTCAGATGCCATAAAAATTGCAAGGGAAGTTGATCCTTCAG GTGAAAGAACATTTGGTGTGGTTACAAAACTTGATCTTATGGACAAAGGAACAAATGCAGTTGAT GTTCTTGAGGGAAGGTCATACAGACTGCAGCACCCATGGGTTGGAATTGTGAATCGTTCACAAGCTgatattaataaaaatgttgATATGATTGTTGCTCGTAGAAAGGAACGTGAATATTTTGAGACAAGTCCGGAATATGGACATTTGGCACATAAAATGGGCTCAGAATATCTTGCTAAGCTTCTATCTCAG CATTTGGAACAAGTTATCAGGCAGAAGATACCTAGTATCATTGCCTTAATAAACAAGACCATTGACGAGCTTAATGCCCAGTTGGACCTTATTGGCAGGCCGATTGCTGTGGACTCCGGG GCCCAACTATACACCATTTTAGAGATGTGTCGTGCTTTTGACAAAGTATTTAAGGAACACCTAGATGGAGG ACGTCCTGGAGGTGATCGGATATATGGAGTTTTTGATCACCAATTACCAGCTGCTTTAAAAAAACTCCCCTTCGATCGTCATCTGAACTTAAAAAATGTGCAGAGAGTTGTGACAGAAGCTGATGGGTATCAGCCCCATCTCATTGCTCCAGAACAGGGTTATAGAAGACTTATTGAAGGGTCTATCGGCTATTTCAAAGGCCCAGCTGAAGCTTCTGTGGATGCT GTCCATTTTGTCTTAAAAGAACTTGTACGGAAGTCAATTGCAGAAACTGAG GAATTAAAAAGATTTCCTACGCTTTCAAATGATATAGCAACCGCTGCAAATGACGCTCTAGAAAGATTCCGTGACGAAAGCAGGAAGACAGTTACACGGTTGGTTGATATGGAGTCTAGCTATCTTACAGTGGAATTTTTCAGGAAGATTAATCTTGAACCAGAAAAGAATCCAAACGGACCACCAAATGCAAATCGGAATGCTCCTCCCCCCACTATGGACAATTATACTGACACTCACCTCCGCAAGATTG GATCAAATGTAAATGCATATATTAACATGGTCTGTGATACGCTTAAGAATACTATACCAAAGGCCGTAGTTTATTGTCAAGTTAGAGAGGCCAAGAGATCATTGCTGAACTACTTCTACGTTCAAGTTGGGAAGAAGGAG AAGGAGAAATTGGGAGCTATGTTGGATGAAGACCCAGCTCTTATGGAAAAGAGAACACAAATAGCTAAAAGGCTTGAATTGTACAAGCAAGCTAGGGATGATATTGACTCCGTGGCTTGGAAATAA